The genomic interval GACCTGCACGTCGCTCTCGGACGCGCGGTACGGCGTCTTGCACTTCGGACAGAGGATCCGAACCAGTCGCTGTGCGGCGCTGCCGAGCAGGGCCGAACCGACGAGAAACGACGGAATCCCCAGATTGACCAGCCGCGACACCGCCCCGGCCGCGTCGTTGGTGTGCAGCGTGCTCAGAACGAGGTGGCCGGTCAGGGCCGCCCCGATGGCGATTTCCGCCGTCTCGCGGTCGCGAATCTCCCCGATAAGGATGATGTCCGGGTCCTGCCTGAGGATGCTGCGCAAGGCGGACGGAAAGGTCATGCCGGCCACCGGCTTGACTTGCACCTGTGTGATCCCATCGAGCCGGTATTCGACCGGGTCCTCCACCGTGACGATATTCTTATCGGCCGTGTTGATCAGTTGCAGCACCGAATACAACGTGGTCGTCTTGCCGCTGCCCGTTGGACCCGTCAGCAGCAGCATGCCGTACGGATTGCTGAGAATCTGGCGGAAGGTCCGATTGTCGTGGGGCGAGGTGACCACCTTGTCGAACGACCAGCGCTCGACCCGTTTGTCGAGAATGCGCAACACCACCTTCTCGCCCCCCACAGCCGGCAGCGATGAGACGCGAAGGTCGTACTCGGCTCCCTCGTGCTCGATCGTGGCGTGACCGTCCTGCGGGATGCGCCGCTCGGAGATGTCCATGTCGGCCATGATCTTGATGTGCGAGACGACCTCCCGCTGCACCGACGCCGGCACGCGGATCGTGTCTCGCAGTGTTCCGTCGATCCGATAGCGCACACGAAGATCGGGGAGCTGCGGCTCGATGTGGACGTCGCTGGCCCGCGACGAAATGGCGCCTCGAACGATGGAGGAAACCAGCTTGCTGATCGGGTCGTCGCCCTCTCGCAAGGTCCGAACGTGGTTTTCGGACGTTGCGGTCGACGCCCCGGCATCCTCTTTCAGCCGCATCGAGGCCACCACCTGCTTGGTGATGTCAACTTCATCGAAGAGCCGCTGGACGACCTGGCGTATCGCAGCCGGACTGGCAGCCACGGGTGTCACCCCGTATCCGGTCTTCACCTCGATCTCGTCTCGCGCCGCAAGGTCCCACGGTGCGCCCATCGCGACAAACAGCGTCCGATCCTGCCGTCGAATCGGGATCGCATTGTGCCGAGTCGCCAGATCGCGACTGATCAGATGCGCGATCGTCGGGTCGATCGTCTCGGCCGCCAGATCGACGTATTCGCTGCCGTTGGCCAATGCGATCGTTCGGACGACCTGCTCCTCGCTGAGGAGGTTCTGCCTTTGAAGGGCCTCCAGAACGCTTCGTCCGGCCCCCTCCTGGCTTTCAATCAGCTCGTCGAGCACCGCCGGATCGACAAGGCTCTCCTTCTCCAATATGGCGATGATCGGATCGCGTGTCTTCATAGCATCGGATTCCCAATAGACGTTGTCACGAACGTCTATCGGCGTTTCCGCTGCCCCACCTTAGCGCCGCCCCCCTCTTTCCCACGCTGAGCCCGATAACACAACCCCGGAGACGGGCAAGGCCGGCCCCAGATGCGTGGATGCCGTCCTGTCGCTGGCCAACGCATCGGTCTCAGCGGGACCGGGCGACGCGCTCGACCTGTTCGAGGTACTTCTGGACGTCTTCGCGAGGTTTGAGGTCCTGCGCGCGCCGCAGCAAGGGCAAGGCTTCGGTGTACTTGCCCTGCTGCACCAGCAGTTGGGCATGGCGTACTCTGGCGTCGGCCTCATGCTTCTCCAGGCTTTGGGCGCGCTCGTAGTAGAAGACCGCTTTCTCAAAATCGCCGGCGCGGGCACAGTACTGCCCCAGAAGGATCAGCGCCTCGCCCTCCAGCGGATCGAGCGCCACGATC from Anaerobaca lacustris carries:
- a CDS encoding GspE/PulE family protein codes for the protein MKTRDPIIAILEKESLVDPAVLDELIESQEGAGRSVLEALQRQNLLSEEQVVRTIALANGSEYVDLAAETIDPTIAHLISRDLATRHNAIPIRRQDRTLFVAMGAPWDLAARDEIEVKTGYGVTPVAASPAAIRQVVQRLFDEVDITKQVVASMRLKEDAGASTATSENHVRTLREGDDPISKLVSSIVRGAISSRASDVHIEPQLPDLRVRYRIDGTLRDTIRVPASVQREVVSHIKIMADMDISERRIPQDGHATIEHEGAEYDLRVSSLPAVGGEKVVLRILDKRVERWSFDKVVTSPHDNRTFRQILSNPYGMLLLTGPTGSGKTTTLYSVLQLINTADKNIVTVEDPVEYRLDGITQVQVKPVAGMTFPSALRSILRQDPDIILIGEIRDRETAEIAIGAALTGHLVLSTLHTNDAAGAVSRLVNLGIPSFLVGSALLGSAAQRLVRILCPKCKTPYRASESDVQVLYGAEPDDEVRLWRGTGCSHCYETGYLGRKSVYEILPVSRAVQRKIIDKVDDDAIREHAIAEGMRTLRAAAVSEVLAGQTTVEEIVRTVDMEWG